One Sediminicola sp. YIK13 DNA segment encodes these proteins:
- a CDS encoding alpha/beta hydrolase, translating to MRLLIILIALLPFVVHSQKITQEELTLKNGEIELPGTLSLPEFQSKLPLIIFIHGSGNVDRNGNQAGVGINANYIKALSDSLNKRGIAFYRYDKRTATLSNLEKLGSITIMNFMDDAKIAIDHFKNDPRFNSLFLIGHSQGSLVGMLSITPDIKGFISIAGPGQTIDSTILEQLHKQNPDVAKLAEEHFTELMTTDTIVNVHPFLMQLFKPQNQSFIKSWIVLDPVAEIKKINIPILLLNGGEDLQVTEKDLEILKEAQPNAKSELVPHMNHVLKEVYSTSENQKSYFQESYPLSSKLVELITAFINP from the coding sequence ATGAGATTACTTATTATACTGATTGCATTACTGCCCTTTGTTGTCCATTCCCAGAAAATCACGCAAGAGGAATTAACTTTAAAAAATGGCGAAATAGAACTTCCAGGCACTCTTTCCCTGCCTGAGTTCCAAAGCAAACTCCCTCTGATCATTTTCATCCATGGCTCGGGGAATGTCGATAGAAATGGAAACCAGGCAGGTGTAGGCATAAATGCAAATTATATAAAGGCCCTTTCCGATAGTTTAAATAAAAGGGGAATTGCCTTCTACAGATATGATAAAAGAACGGCTACCTTGTCTAACCTGGAAAAATTGGGAAGTATTACTATTATGAATTTCATGGATGATGCCAAGATCGCCATTGACCACTTTAAAAATGATCCAAGGTTTAACTCCTTATTTTTAATAGGACACAGTCAGGGATCCTTGGTAGGAATGCTCAGTATTACCCCAGATATCAAAGGCTTTATTTCCATTGCAGGGCCAGGGCAAACCATCGATAGTACAATCTTGGAACAATTACATAAACAGAACCCCGATGTGGCAAAATTAGCTGAAGAGCACTTCACCGAACTTATGACAACGGATACCATTGTTAATGTTCATCCTTTTCTGATGCAGCTTTTTAAGCCGCAGAACCAGAGTTTTATTAAATCTTGGATCGTATTGGATCCCGTAGCGGAAATAAAAAAAATCAACATTCCCATCTTATTGTTAAATGGGGGTGAAGATCTCCAGGTAACCGAAAAGGACTTAGAGATATTAAAAGAGGCCCAACCCAATGCGAAAAGCGAGTTGGTACCACATATGAACCACGTCCTCAAGGAGGTATATTCCACATCGGAAAATCAAAAATCCTATTTTCAGGAAAGCTATCCATTATCGAGTAAACTTGTCGAATTAATAACAGCGTTTATCAACCCTTGA
- a CDS encoding DUF6141 family protein — MRVFQETQKFNQWPMRLASLGLLAFLLYSLYQWFVAKTAVGNVLPEDTAGQLIVIVVLALTLLLFYQLQLKTEIDERGIHYRFLPFHFKNKTIPWEAIKECYVRTYSPLMEYGGWGYRITIKNGKAFNVSGDRGIQLVLKSGKKILIGTQKESEATMIIDRYLKKKNERI; from the coding sequence ATGAGGGTTTTTCAAGAGACACAAAAATTTAATCAATGGCCCATGCGACTCGCATCTTTGGGCCTATTGGCATTCCTATTATATTCTTTGTACCAATGGTTTGTAGCAAAAACTGCAGTGGGCAATGTCTTACCCGAGGATACTGCTGGGCAATTGATAGTCATCGTGGTTCTTGCACTTACCCTTTTGTTGTTCTACCAACTTCAATTAAAAACGGAGATCGATGAAAGGGGCATACACTATAGATTCCTTCCCTTTCACTTCAAAAATAAAACCATCCCCTGGGAAGCTATAAAAGAGTGTTATGTTAGAACCTATAGCCCGCTTATGGAATATGGGGGCTGGGGCTACAGGATAACTATTAAAAATGGAAAGGCATTTAATGTTTCCGGCGATAGGGGCATACAGCTTGTTTTAAAATCCGGAAAAAAAATATTGATTGGGACACAAAAGGAATCTGAGGCAACTATGATTATTGATCGTTATCTAAAAAAGAAAAATGAACGAATATAA
- a CDS encoding SPFH domain-containing protein: MTNEKNLVPFNGYIMLLLFFIIAIGSTILLITNESLIYGIGILLALFMLPGFVLVNPNNSRVLLLFGKYVGTIKKNGLFWVIPFYSKKAISLRASNFDSERLKVNDKLGNPIMISTILVWRVTDTYKAAFDVDDYKNFVRVQTDAAVRKLASMYPYDNFADEGHKEDITLRSSVNEVSEDLEKEVQERLSMAGIEVLEARIGYLAYAQEIANAMLKRQQATAIVAARHKIVEGAVSMVEMALSELSKKQVVDLDDERKAAMVSNLMVVLCSDKDASPIVNAGTLNH, translated from the coding sequence ATGACTAACGAAAAAAATCTAGTTCCGTTCAATGGCTATATCATGCTATTGCTGTTTTTTATTATTGCTATTGGAAGCACCATTTTACTGATCACTAATGAGTCCCTCATTTATGGTATCGGTATTCTCCTTGCCCTTTTCATGCTGCCAGGTTTTGTGTTAGTGAACCCCAACAACTCAAGGGTTTTGCTATTGTTTGGAAAGTATGTGGGAACCATTAAGAAAAATGGGCTATTCTGGGTCATCCCATTTTATTCAAAAAAGGCAATTTCATTGAGAGCAAGTAATTTTGATAGTGAAAGGCTCAAGGTCAACGACAAATTGGGCAACCCGATCATGATCAGCACTATTTTGGTTTGGCGGGTCACTGATACCTATAAGGCTGCCTTTGATGTGGACGATTACAAAAATTTTGTTCGTGTACAAACCGATGCTGCCGTTCGCAAATTAGCCAGCATGTACCCCTACGATAATTTTGCCGATGAGGGTCATAAGGAAGATATTACGCTACGTTCCAGTGTAAATGAAGTGAGTGAAGACTTGGAGAAGGAAGTACAGGAAAGACTCTCCATGGCGGGTATTGAAGTTTTAGAAGCAAGAATAGGATATTTGGCCTATGCGCAGGAAATAGCCAATGCCATGCTTAAAAGACAACAGGCAACGGCCATTGTGGCGGCAAGGCACAAAATTGTGGAGGGTGCCGTTAGTATGGTGGAAATGGCCTTGTCAGAATTGAGCAAAAAACAAGTGGTAGATCTGGATGATGAACGTAAAGCGGCCATGGTCAGTAACCTAATGGTGGTATTATGTTCAGACAAGGATGCCTCACCCATTGTAAATGCAGGAACCTTAAACCATTAA
- a CDS encoding transglycosylase domain-containing protein, with product MIRITVALALVFILFLLSIYIGAWGKVPTKKDLSEFNYQRASEVYTADSVLIGKYYLFDRQPITYNDLPQHLIDALVAIEDERFYGHHGIDYPSLLRVIFKTILLQDQSAGGGSTLTQQLAKNLYPRVPNGKLRLAVDKVKEMMVASRLEDLYTKEELITLYLNTVSFGDNTFGIESASLKFFNKKAKDLKVEEAATLVGMLKATYGYNPRVFPENSFNRRNLVLQAMANNSYLTKTQKDSLSGLPTRLDYRDFDHNDGIAPYFREEVRKQLLQWVKEQNSNGAEYNIYTSGLKIYTTLDYKMQVLAEEAMTEHMKALQQSFEKSYGSNAPWLKDTKLIQKKIQNSPVYKSLERNGLSKEQILDSLNKKHTLTLMDWEGEKTLQASSIDSIQHYMKFLNTGSLSIDPTTGAVKTWIGGVNFKYFKYDHISQSKRQVGSTFKPIVYTAAIEKGIAPCTYFSAQEVAYDNLEGWSPSNSGKEDETYLNYSMEQALSNSINTVAVKVLEETGIPNVIGQAKKMGITSNLPHLPSLALGTAEIKINELIGAYASYVNAGKSVTPFAITHIANTKDSILANFQPVIAKQPAFSKETGMLLLEMMKATVDKGTAARIRSKYNLTNAIAGKTGTTQNNKDAWFVGITPKLVSITWVGLDTYEIGFKSTSLGQGANAALPIFALWLQKLNKEKQFNGITQARFENPSPTVLDQLDCEPIKRDGFFKRLFKNPNKTKKFKNNSN from the coding sequence GTGATTCGAATTACAGTGGCACTGGCACTGGTATTCATATTGTTCCTTCTAAGCATCTATATAGGAGCATGGGGAAAAGTTCCAACCAAAAAAGACCTTTCAGAATTTAATTACCAAAGGGCTTCAGAGGTGTATACGGCCGATAGTGTGCTCATTGGAAAATATTACTTGTTTGATCGGCAACCGATTACGTACAATGACCTGCCCCAACACCTAATAGATGCCTTGGTAGCCATTGAGGATGAACGTTTCTATGGGCACCATGGAATTGACTATCCCAGTTTGTTGAGGGTTATATTCAAGACCATTCTATTACAAGACCAATCGGCAGGAGGAGGGAGCACCCTTACCCAACAACTTGCCAAGAACCTATATCCAAGAGTCCCAAACGGCAAACTACGTTTGGCTGTAGACAAAGTAAAGGAGATGATGGTAGCCTCTAGGCTGGAAGATCTTTACACTAAGGAGGAATTGATTACCCTTTATCTAAATACCGTTTCCTTTGGAGATAATACCTTTGGAATTGAAAGTGCCTCCCTAAAATTTTTCAATAAGAAAGCCAAAGACCTAAAGGTAGAAGAGGCTGCCACCCTGGTAGGGATGCTCAAAGCAACTTACGGGTACAACCCAAGGGTGTTTCCGGAAAACAGCTTCAATAGACGCAACTTGGTATTACAGGCCATGGCCAACAACTCCTATCTGACCAAAACACAAAAAGATTCTCTTTCTGGGCTTCCCACAAGGTTAGATTATAGGGATTTTGACCACAATGATGGGATAGCGCCCTATTTCAGGGAGGAGGTCAGGAAACAGCTCCTGCAATGGGTAAAAGAACAAAACTCCAACGGGGCAGAATACAATATTTACACCTCCGGCTTGAAAATTTACACCACCTTGGATTATAAAATGCAGGTGTTGGCAGAAGAAGCTATGACAGAGCACATGAAGGCATTACAACAGAGCTTTGAAAAAAGTTATGGCTCCAATGCGCCATGGCTAAAAGACACCAAACTGATCCAGAAAAAAATTCAAAATTCCCCTGTCTATAAAAGTTTAGAACGGAATGGGCTAAGTAAAGAACAAATCTTGGATAGCCTTAATAAGAAACATACACTGACACTGATGGACTGGGAAGGAGAAAAGACCCTCCAAGCGAGTAGCATTGACAGTATTCAACATTATATGAAATTCCTTAATACCGGATCCTTGTCCATAGACCCCACTACGGGAGCTGTAAAGACTTGGATCGGCGGTGTGAATTTCAAATATTTTAAGTACGACCATATTTCCCAAAGCAAAAGACAGGTAGGTTCTACTTTTAAGCCCATCGTATATACGGCTGCCATAGAAAAAGGCATTGCCCCTTGTACCTATTTTTCCGCCCAGGAGGTTGCCTATGATAATTTGGAAGGTTGGTCTCCCAGCAATTCCGGAAAGGAAGATGAGACCTATCTAAACTATTCCATGGAACAGGCCTTGAGTAATTCCATAAATACGGTGGCCGTTAAAGTGTTGGAAGAAACCGGCATCCCAAATGTTATCGGGCAAGCCAAAAAGATGGGAATAACAAGTAATCTACCCCACCTTCCTTCACTTGCACTGGGTACCGCAGAAATAAAAATAAACGAACTAATTGGGGCCTATGCCAGTTATGTGAACGCTGGTAAATCCGTAACCCCATTTGCCATCACACATATTGCCAATACCAAAGACTCTATTTTGGCAAACTTTCAACCCGTCATCGCAAAACAACCTGCCTTCTCAAAAGAAACGGGCATGCTACTTTTGGAAATGATGAAAGCAACGGTTGATAAAGGAACTGCAGCCAGAATTAGATCAAAATACAACCTAACCAATGCCATTGCAGGTAAGACAGGTACCACCCAAAACAATAAGGATGCCTGGTTTGTTGGCATAACCCCTAAGCTCGTAAGTATTACGTGGGTAGGATTGGACACCTATGAAATAGGCTTTAAAAGCACCAGTTTAGGTCAGGGAGCCAATGCGGCATTACCAATTTTCGCCCTATGGTTGCAGAAATTGAACAAGGAAAAACAATTTAATGGTATCACCCAGGCTCGTTTCGAAAACCCGAGCCCAACAGTATTGGATCAATTGGATTGTGAACCTATTAAAAGGGATGGGTTTTTTAAACGCCTGTTCAAAAACCCCAATAAAACAAAAAAGTTTAAGAACAACAGCAATTAA
- a CDS encoding S1/P1 nuclease, with amino-acid sequence MKKLTFLVFLVVQFSFGNDLFWGKTGHRTVGEVASQHLSGKARRAIREILKGESLALVSNYADDIKSDRSYSKYGPWHYVNFPMDKRYGEVEPSTYGDLVKGIETCIAIVKDENSSDEDRAFHLKMLVHFIGDLHQPLHVGREEDRGGNNIQLQWFGKGTNLHRVWDSNLIDEFGMSYTELAGNLPTLSKNERKAIQEGDVYDWVEESQDLAKEVYDSVEVGEKLGYEYSYKYTNTVRKQLQKGGLRLAKVLNDLF; translated from the coding sequence ATGAAAAAACTCACTTTTTTGGTATTCTTGGTAGTCCAATTCTCTTTTGGCAATGACCTCTTCTGGGGTAAAACAGGACATAGAACCGTAGGTGAAGTTGCTTCGCAACATCTTAGCGGGAAGGCAAGGAGAGCTATAAGGGAGATCTTAAAAGGAGAAAGTTTAGCACTGGTTTCCAATTATGCGGATGATATTAAATCGGATCGTAGTTATTCAAAGTATGGCCCATGGCACTATGTAAATTTTCCAATGGACAAAAGATACGGTGAGGTGGAGCCAAGTACCTATGGGGATTTGGTCAAGGGTATAGAAACCTGTATTGCCATTGTTAAGGACGAGAACAGCTCCGATGAAGATAGGGCCTTTCACCTAAAAATGTTGGTGCATTTCATAGGTGATCTCCACCAGCCACTACATGTTGGACGGGAAGAGGATAGAGGAGGTAACAATATTCAATTACAATGGTTTGGGAAAGGGACCAACCTGCACAGGGTTTGGGATAGCAATTTGATCGATGAATTTGGGATGAGCTATACCGAACTGGCAGGTAACCTGCCAACACTTTCCAAAAATGAACGCAAGGCTATCCAAGAAGGAGATGTTTATGATTGGGTAGAAGAATCCCAAGATTTGGCAAAAGAAGTTTATGATTCAGTTGAGGTAGGTGAGAAGTTGGGATATGAATACAGTTATAAATATACCAACACCGTCCGTAAGCAACTTCAAAAGGGCGGACTTCGTTTGGCCAAAGTATTGAACGATCTTTTTTAA
- a CDS encoding alpha-ketoglutarate-dependent dioxygenase AlkB family protein: MQNLFTEPQKLVLPDADITYYPNFLDPMEADTYFEVFKNTVPWQQDKIKIFGKTHAQPRLTALYGNNSKPYSYSNITMQPHDFTVELLDIKERIEVLSKNSFTTCLLNLYRDGKDSNGWHADNEKELGENPVIASITLGQERYFHLKHRQHKELKHKLLLEHGSLLLMKGTTQHHWLHQIPKTAKPVSERINLTYRVII, encoded by the coding sequence ATGCAAAATTTGTTTACTGAGCCTCAAAAATTGGTGCTTCCTGATGCGGATATCACCTATTATCCAAACTTTTTAGATCCCATGGAAGCGGACACCTATTTTGAGGTGTTCAAAAATACCGTCCCCTGGCAACAGGACAAAATTAAAATATTTGGCAAGACCCATGCCCAGCCTAGGCTCACTGCACTATATGGCAATAACAGCAAACCCTATTCCTATTCGAACATCACCATGCAACCTCATGATTTCACCGTGGAATTATTGGACATCAAAGAGAGGATTGAAGTTCTTTCAAAAAATAGTTTTACCACCTGCCTTTTAAATCTTTACCGGGATGGCAAGGATAGCAATGGTTGGCACGCAGATAACGAAAAGGAATTGGGAGAAAATCCGGTTATAGCATCCATAACACTAGGCCAAGAACGCTATTTCCATTTAAAGCACAGACAACACAAGGAATTAAAGCATAAATTGTTACTGGAGCATGGCAGCCTACTGTTGATGAAGGGTACCACACAACACCACTGGTTGCATCAAATACCCAAAACGGCCAAACCTGTCTCAGAACGCATCAACCTTACCTATAGGGTGATCATTTGA